The sequence ATATTCCCTTGTGCTGGAGCCGGTATTTGTCGATTTGAACACCCGCAAGGCGACTTTTACTGAATTTTTCTCCATGCGCAGTGTCGATGGCATCATAGGAATCGCAGGCGGCTGGGTGCCGTCCGAAGTGGATGCGCAAGTGGCCAACCTCCAGCTTCCGACGGTTTGGCTGAATCGCAACCCGGATTTCGATGGAGTCCGGACTCTGCTTTTCGATGAGCATGACGCGCAGGTCAGATTGCTTGAGAAACTGATTGCGGAAGGCAAAAAACATTTCTGCTGGATGGGGTTGAAGTGTTCGGAAAACGAATTGCATTACTCGCGCCGCAGCCGTTATGAAACAATGCGGCAAACGCTGCTGCGGCACCGGCTCGGCTGCGAGGCGCTTTTTGCGGACAACGGCTCGCTGGAGTCAACCCGTGCAACCTTGCGCGAACTCTTCCGCCGCTCCGGTGAGTTTGATGTGATCTTTTTTTACAATTTTCATCTGCTGGAACAAGCGATGTGGCTGGCGCAGGAGGCCGAGTGGAACCGCAATCACATCCGGCTCGCTTATTTCATTTCCGAAAACGAATATCACAGCCGCAGATGTGAATATCCCGACGCCATTTTACTTGAGGAGTCGGAATTGGGGCGCAACAGCGTCCGGTTCATTTTAAGCTGCCTGGACGGTAAAGATGATGCAACTTTGTTGAAACCGTTCCCATGCCGCATTCCGGCGCTGGAGTCGAAACGATAGAGCCGTTTTATTTTTTTACCATTCAGGTATAGCTATACCTGAGGTGCGGACCGCCATTGTCAGAGCTTGGGAAATTTGGGCGAACGGCCAAAATATTCCGGGTTGAGGGAAGAAATTTTCAAGAAACACAGGAGACGGAAACATGAACCCAATCATCGGTACGCGAGCTGCACAGGGCCTGACTGCATCCCGGAATCCGAATCGCAGACAACGAAGGTATATTCCATATTCATTTACACTGATAGAGTTGCTGATCGTGATAGCGATCATCGCGATTCTCGCCTCGATGCTTCTCCCGGCGTTGAATCAGGCGCGGGAACGGGCCCGAGGCATCAGCTGTCTCGCCAATCTCAAACAGGTGATCGGCATGATCGGCATGTATACCGACGACAATAACGGCAAAGTTCTGGCGTGGAACGGAAACATCTCTCCCAACTGCGGCAAGTGGTCCTCAATGATCCATGCCTACATGACCAATACGACACCGACTGACTGGGGATATATTACGGACGAAAACCGGGTTCATCCTCCTTTCAACTGCCCGGCCTCTCCCTTCTCCGGCTTGACCAGGAGCACTGGACTCGGCGGGGTGCATTATGCCGCCAACGCAAGCCAGCATCGCCAGTCCGGCAGAGATGATTTCTCCGGTTTTTTCCCGGATGCCCAGTACCTCAGCACCAGCAAACGGACGCTGTCGATGATCAGGAATCCGTCAAGCCTCGCGGCGGTTCTGGACATCAACTATCTGACGACCGGTTGGACGCCTCCGGCAATTTTCGGCCGCCGAGGTGATCTTTGCGGCATTCATGAAAATTTCGGGCCGGAAGAAGATGCCGCAAAGGGCGCCGTCTGGCGTCACAGCGGCGGCCTGAACGTCGCGATGGCTGACGGACATTGTGAATCAAAACGCGGAGCTGAGGTTCCGAAATGCGACTACAACGTTCCGTTCTGGAGTTATTACGCCGATCGTTATTGATCGGTGAAAATCGGAGGAAATCCTGTGCTTATCATTCGTAAAATCACAGTCGCCCTTCTGCTGATCGCGGCCGGAACCGCCGGCAATGCCGCCGCAGATGCGCCGCAATGGAAAATTCATGCATCCGGAGTGTTGGAGGCGGCCGGAATTCGATTTGCGCCCGCGTTCCTCGATTCGCGATGGAAGTTTCACGGTGTCAACACTCCGGCATTTCGGCAGAAACAGTTCAACCGGAGCGGCAGTCACTCCGTCCTGAAGGCGGAAGTTGCGTTGCCGAATTCTCAAAGCGGCCGTTTTCAGCAGGTTTGCGATTTCAGCGACACTGGCGTACTCACTTATCGCGGCATATTCGAATTTTCCGCCAAACCGGATGCACGCGAATTCGCACTTGCCGCGATCGGGCTCACGGAAAACCGTTTCGGAGGACGCGAAGTGATCGTTGACGGCAGGACAGTCACATTCCCGCGTCTGCCCCGGAAACGCAAAACGGCGATCTTCTTCCGGGAACAGGCCGAAACAATTGAATTTCCGCTGGAGAACGGAGTTCTTGCCATTCGTGGAAAATTCCGCCTTCTGCTGCAGGATGACCGGCCGCTCGGCGGTTCCGGTTATGCGATGCGCCTGGCTTTCACGCCGGCGGCGAACGCATCGGGCCGCCTGACATGCGAGCTCGAATGGGAGCTGCGTCCGTATCGAAGCCGGACACTCGATCTTTCCGGCGCGGCCAATACCGCGTTTGCGGACTCCGTCGCCGATGACCGGCGGGGAGGGTGGACCGACCAGGGAGCCGAATGCGATCTCTCCATGCTCTCCCCGGGCATCCGTGATTTGAAAGGGACGCAATTTCAGATCCTTGATCCGGCGGCCAACGGCGGCAAATCATGTATCGTGCTTGCCGGCCGGAACCGTCCTTATTTCGCCCGGAGCGCTGCAGCGCCGCAGCCGCATCCGGTTCGCGGCAATTTCCTTTACCTTCTCCATGCGGTC is a genomic window of Victivallis lenta containing:
- a CDS encoding prepilin-type N-terminal cleavage/methylation domain-containing protein; amino-acid sequence: MNPIIGTRAAQGLTASRNPNRRQRRYIPYSFTLIELLIVIAIIAILASMLLPALNQARERARGISCLANLKQVIGMIGMYTDDNNGKVLAWNGNISPNCGKWSSMIHAYMTNTTPTDWGYITDENRVHPPFNCPASPFSGLTRSTGLGGVHYAANASQHRQSGRDDFSGFFPDAQYLSTSKRTLSMIRNPSSLAAVLDINYLTTGWTPPAIFGRRGDLCGIHENFGPEEDAAKGAVWRHSGGLNVAMADGHCESKRGAEVPKCDYNVPFWSYYADRY
- a CDS encoding LacI family DNA-binding transcriptional regulator, producing MLVNQTFIAKKSGVTQKTVSLYFKDRMLVGEKVRSRIDEVLCQYHYLPNFSAIAMKSDRFRRIGCVLLQYGSAVTSSQPHLFSYLNGASVALSQVGYSLVLEPVFVDLNTRKATFTEFFSMRSVDGIIGIAGGWVPSEVDAQVANLQLPTVWLNRNPDFDGVRTLLFDEHDAQVRLLEKLIAEGKKHFCWMGLKCSENELHYSRRSRYETMRQTLLRHRLGCEALFADNGSLESTRATLRELFRRSGEFDVIFFYNFHLLEQAMWLAQEAEWNRNHIRLAYFISENEYHSRRCEYPDAILLEESELGRNSVRFILSCLDGKDDATLLKPFPCRIPALESKR